From the Actinomycetota bacterium genome, one window contains:
- a CDS encoding 4Fe-4S dicluster domain-containing protein produces MKVMFVYPEKCVGCKSCEIACAVEHSETKNIFYSIFETPSPQKRIEVGLGPNFTTFPVHCRHCDPAPCLDICPAGAINIENGTILIDSYRCIKCWMCLIVCPFSIIQVERQDQKALKCDGCIDRKKEDRLPACVEACPTKALQYKEVEEITKLERKKVADLIYATMKEEPFEKIPVSIKMWRDMGKSLFQIKERMER; encoded by the coding sequence ATGAAAGTTATGTTTGTTTATCCAGAAAAATGTGTTGGTTGTAAATCCTGTGAGATTGCCTGTGCTGTGGAACATTCTGAAACAAAAAACATTTTTTATTCTATTTTCGAGACGCCTTCTCCTCAAAAAAGAATTGAAGTTGGTTTAGGTCCAAACTTCACAACTTTTCCTGTTCATTGTAGGCACTGTGATCCAGCTCCCTGTCTTGATATATGTCCTGCTGGGGCAATAAATATAGAAAATGGAACTATCTTAATCGATTCATATAGATGTATCAAGTGCTGGATGTGTCTTATTGTCTGTCCCTTTTCAATTATTCAAGTTGAAAGACAAGATCAAAAGGCACTAAAATGTGATGGTTGTATAGACCGAAAAAAAGAAGATAGATTACCTGCCTGTGTTGAAGCTTGTCCAACTAAGGCTTTACAGTATAAGGAAGTTGAAGAAATAACCAAACTTGAGAGAAAAAAGGTTGCAGATTTAATCTACGCAACTATGAAAGAAGAACCATTTGAAAAAATCCCTGTTTCTATTAAGATGTGGCGAGATATGGGGAAAAGTTTATTTCAGATTAAAGAAAGGATGGAAAGATGA